In Mangrovivirga cuniculi, the following proteins share a genomic window:
- a CDS encoding glycosyltransferase family 9 protein: MFNACGKYNLNQSASLARQSLVVFAHDTGLMHISAALKKKIYSIWGNTVPAFGFYPYKTKFVVFENNKIDCRPCSKMGFKKCPKGHFKCMEDQVFDFYLP; encoded by the coding sequence ATTTTTAATGCCTGTGGTAAGTATAATCTAAATCAATCGGCTTCACTTGCGAGGCAATCTCTTGTTGTGTTTGCACATGATACCGGCTTGATGCACATTTCTGCCGCTCTGAAGAAAAAAATCTATAGTATTTGGGGCAATACTGTTCCGGCATTCGGATTTTACCCATATAAGACGAAGTTTGTAGTTTTTGAAAATAATAAAATTGACTGTCGACCGTGCTCAAAAATGGGATTTAAAAAGTGTCCGAAAGGTCATTTTAAGTGTATGGAAGACCAGGTCTTTGATTTTTATTTACCTTGA
- a CDS encoding LTA synthase family protein, translating to MASVGFTEVIIPVLYFILFCGFLVFSILNLTRDILLFPKFRLPFSLGFMLLLGFLIIPVRGGIGIAPLNPGSVFFSNHSEINQLALNPAWNFNYALSKYDPEALKKDWYNDEKADSLITKLNVKRPFLEVLNTKRPNILLIIIESMASKFMHKNYNGQEVTPYLDQLTRKGIYFDNFYASGDRSHKGMTAIFSGFPAHPVAPVIKYPAIAYGLPHLTKDLVKEGYHTSFFYGGDLTFANFKGYFLSAGTDELVTESNFPDSLSTTKWGVHDDIVSDTLIDRINQYGKNKPWFTTWFTLSNHPPYEVPGEYKFGDNSLQERVYSTSHFTDLQIKKVIESLKEEKTLWNDLLVVIMADHGVRDPDGSEYFAEETFKIPMIWTGGALNQTGFTIDRLSSQTDFPATLLGEMDIDHSEYYFSKNLFQVDFKPMAWYSFSQGYSFKVPNGTYSYSTSSEDFIVRDSTITDKDFQLGQAYLHKVYQKFTEKRH from the coding sequence GTGGCTAGTGTTGGATTTACTGAGGTCATAATACCCGTCTTATATTTTATTTTGTTTTGTGGCTTTCTGGTTTTTTCTATCTTAAATCTGACCAGGGACATTCTTTTATTCCCTAAATTCAGGCTTCCTTTTTCTCTTGGTTTTATGCTATTACTTGGATTCCTGATTATTCCTGTCCGGGGTGGAATAGGTATTGCTCCACTTAATCCAGGTTCAGTCTTTTTCAGCAATCATTCGGAGATCAATCAGCTGGCATTAAATCCGGCGTGGAATTTTAACTATGCCCTTTCAAAATACGACCCCGAAGCATTAAAAAAAGATTGGTATAATGACGAGAAAGCAGATTCCTTAATTACCAAACTCAATGTTAAAAGGCCCTTTTTAGAAGTTTTAAATACCAAAAGACCAAATATTCTCTTGATCATTATCGAAAGCATGGCATCTAAATTCATGCACAAAAATTACAATGGTCAGGAGGTAACTCCTTATCTGGATCAGCTTACCAGAAAGGGTATTTATTTTGATAATTTTTATGCTTCAGGAGACCGATCTCATAAAGGAATGACTGCTATTTTTAGTGGTTTTCCTGCACATCCTGTTGCTCCCGTGATTAAATACCCTGCTATCGCCTATGGTTTGCCCCATTTAACAAAGGATCTGGTAAAGGAAGGCTACCACACAAGCTTTTTTTACGGAGGTGATCTGACCTTTGCCAATTTTAAAGGATATTTTCTTTCTGCCGGAACGGATGAATTGGTTACTGAAAGTAATTTCCCGGATTCATTAAGCACAACTAAGTGGGGAGTTCATGACGACATTGTCAGTGATACTTTAATAGATCGGATTAATCAATATGGTAAAAACAAACCCTGGTTTACTACCTGGTTTACACTATCAAATCATCCTCCATATGAGGTGCCCGGAGAATATAAATTTGGTGATAATTCATTACAGGAAAGAGTTTATTCTACCTCTCACTTTACTGACCTGCAGATCAAAAAAGTAATCGAGAGCCTCAAAGAAGAGAAAACCTTATGGAATGACCTATTAGTCGTAATTATGGCTGACCATGGGGTAAGAGATCCAGATGGGTCAGAATATTTTGCAGAAGAAACGTTTAAAATTCCTATGATCTGGACAGGCGGAGCATTAAACCAAACAGGATTTACGATCGACCGACTTTCTTCTCAGACAGATTTTCCCGCGACCTTACTTGGTGAAATGGACATCGATCATTCTGAATATTATTTTTCTAAAAATTTATTTCAGGTAGATTTTAAACCAATGGCCTGGTATAGTTTCAGCCAGGGATACAGTTTTAAAGTACCAAATGGCACTTACAGCTACAGTACTTCAAGTGAAGATTTTATAGTCAGGGATTCTACGATAACAGATAAAGATTTCCAACTAGGTCAGGCTTATCTTCATAAGGTTTACCAAAAGTTTACCGAGAAGCGACATTAA
- a CDS encoding M28 family metallopeptidase, which translates to MKKGESERIPEDTYIVNVLAIQRGTKYPNRYIIMSGDIDSRISDVLNYKDDAPGANDNASGMAGAIEAARILSKYDFECSIIYAGLSGEEQGLYGGKFLAQKAKDEGWNIVGVLNNDMIGNIEGVDGVIDNRSFRIFSEPVPPTESERDRRLRRFFGGENDGNSRQLARYVHYVTEKYMPYMNPIMIYRLDRFGRGGHHRPFNDLGFAGVRIMEAHENYNRQHQDLRTEDGIEYGDVVEGVNFEYTRLLTAVNAITMASVALAPPSPENVKIGGIVEPSAKLSWDAIETDDLKGYIIHYRETTSPQWQYSVFVDKNTTAYTLKGIVIDNYLFGISAVDEEGNQSIVSYPDGIIRD; encoded by the coding sequence GTGAAGAAAGGTGAAAGCGAAAGAATTCCTGAGGATACCTATATTGTTAATGTTCTTGCAATACAAAGAGGAACAAAATATCCAAACCGGTATATAATCATGTCTGGTGATATTGATAGCCGAATCTCTGATGTTTTAAATTATAAAGATGATGCTCCCGGCGCTAATGATAATGCTTCAGGAATGGCCGGAGCAATCGAAGCTGCCCGTATTTTATCAAAATACGATTTCGAATGCAGTATTATTTATGCGGGTTTGAGTGGAGAAGAACAAGGATTATACGGAGGGAAATTTCTTGCACAAAAAGCAAAAGATGAAGGATGGAATATTGTTGGTGTACTCAATAATGATATGATTGGAAATATTGAAGGTGTTGATGGAGTGATCGACAACCGCTCTTTCAGAATATTTTCAGAACCTGTTCCTCCTACCGAATCAGAACGTGATCGTAGATTAAGAAGATTTTTTGGTGGTGAAAATGATGGAAACAGCAGACAGCTAGCCAGATATGTACACTACGTAACTGAGAAATATATGCCATATATGAATCCAATAATGATCTATCGCTTAGACAGGTTTGGAAGAGGTGGCCATCACAGACCATTTAATGATCTTGGATTTGCAGGAGTGCGGATCATGGAAGCTCATGAAAATTATAACAGACAACACCAGGATCTCAGAACTGAGGATGGAATAGAATATGGTGATGTTGTTGAAGGAGTGAACTTTGAATACACCAGGCTTTTAACTGCAGTAAATGCAATCACGATGGCATCGGTAGCTTTAGCCCCGCCTTCTCCTGAGAATGTAAAAATTGGAGGGATAGTTGAGCCTTCAGCGAAATTAAGCTGGGATGCTATTGAAACTGATGATCTTAAGGGATATATCATTCACTACAGGGAAACAACTTCACCACAATGGCAATATTCTGTTTTTGTTGATAAAAACACCACAGCATATACCTTAAAAGGAATTGTAATTGATAATTATCTATTTGGTATATCAGCTGTAGACGAAGAAGGAAATCAAAGTATAGTAAGTTATCCGGATGGAATTATCCGCGATTAA
- a CDS encoding NAD-dependent succinate-semialdehyde dehydrogenase: MSLNNKNLLRNKAYINGNWREASSGNTYDVKNPVDDSVITSVPDMGMEDVKKAIDIADQKFEEWSSMLAKDRSAILNKWYRLLMENQEDLAILMTKEMGKPLKESRGEIAYGASFIQWFAEEAKRIYGDVIPHHADGKRIVVIKQPVGVAGIITPWNFPLAMITRKVGPALAAGCPVVIKPAQDTPLSALAAAYLAEEAGVPAGVLNIITSSSSSEIGKELTTSDKIKKISFTGSTKVGKLLMKQSASTVKKISLELGGNAPFVVFEDADLDEAAQGAVDCKFRNAGQTCVCANRILVHEDVYDDFVEKFAAKVKKLKVGNGLETGIDIGPLINDDAVKKVIDLVQDAIDKGAKIVAGSNEPDGRFIDPIVLTNVDDSVEMFNKEIFGPVAPVYKFSNDDEAIKLSNKTQFGLASYFYSRDIGRIWKVAEQLQYGMVGINEGLISTEVAPFGGVKESGMGREGSKYGIEEYINVKYMLMGGL; this comes from the coding sequence ATGTCATTAAATAACAAAAACTTATTAAGAAATAAAGCATATATAAATGGTAATTGGAGAGAAGCATCATCGGGAAATACTTATGACGTTAAAAACCCGGTGGATGATTCTGTTATCACCAGTGTTCCTGATATGGGAATGGAGGATGTGAAAAAAGCAATAGATATAGCTGATCAGAAGTTTGAAGAATGGTCATCGATGCTTGCAAAGGACCGCAGCGCAATATTAAATAAATGGTACAGGCTACTCATGGAAAACCAGGAAGATCTTGCCATTTTAATGACTAAAGAAATGGGTAAGCCCTTAAAGGAATCAAGAGGAGAGATTGCCTATGGAGCTTCTTTTATTCAATGGTTTGCTGAGGAGGCAAAGCGAATTTATGGTGATGTCATTCCTCATCATGCTGATGGCAAAAGAATTGTAGTAATAAAGCAACCAGTAGGAGTAGCCGGCATTATTACTCCATGGAATTTTCCTTTGGCTATGATAACCAGAAAGGTAGGGCCTGCACTGGCGGCGGGATGTCCTGTTGTAATCAAACCTGCACAAGATACGCCACTGAGTGCTTTGGCTGCGGCTTATCTTGCTGAAGAAGCAGGTGTTCCGGCAGGTGTTCTTAATATTATCACTTCGAGTTCTTCGTCTGAGATTGGTAAAGAATTAACAACCAGTGATAAGATCAAAAAAATATCGTTTACCGGATCGACTAAAGTAGGTAAATTACTGATGAAACAAAGTGCATCTACAGTAAAAAAAATATCCCTTGAATTGGGAGGTAATGCTCCTTTTGTAGTTTTCGAAGATGCCGACCTGGACGAGGCTGCACAAGGAGCAGTTGACTGTAAGTTTAGAAATGCTGGTCAAACATGTGTTTGTGCTAATCGAATATTAGTTCACGAAGATGTCTATGATGATTTTGTAGAAAAGTTTGCTGCTAAGGTAAAAAAACTAAAAGTAGGCAACGGCTTGGAAACAGGTATAGATATTGGCCCGTTGATTAACGATGATGCAGTAAAAAAAGTAATTGATCTTGTTCAAGATGCAATTGATAAAGGAGCTAAAATAGTCGCGGGAAGTAATGAACCGGACGGTAGATTTATTGATCCAATTGTCCTGACAAATGTGGATGATTCAGTTGAAATGTTCAATAAAGAGATATTTGGTCCTGTTGCACCGGTTTATAAATTCAGTAATGATGATGAGGCGATAAAGCTTTCAAATAAAACTCAATTTGGTTTAGCTTCGTATTTTTATTCCAGAGATATAGGTCGGATCTGGAAGGTTGCCGAACAGCTTCAGTATGGTATGGTAGGAATAAATGAAGGGTTGATTTCTACTGAAGTTGCTCCTTTTGGAGGAGTGAAAGAATCAGGTATGGGACGTGAAGGATCAAAGTATGGTATTGAGGAATATATTAATGTGAAATACATGTTAATGGGAGGGTTGTAA
- a CDS encoding ATP-binding protein, which translates to MNKFQSPKKNQIGNLTTRVVGVFLIIFLVVGGFGYISYNSFNSLNNSVRSLASAEETSEQLNELFRDMMKAENLIRIYIITEDDSTFREYNQLKDSINIGLKDLQKAIGDDPLRGRKVDTLKSLFDLKQEMLTDFLALKKKQLRNAYTDKALRELNLDGKSNDQIRQLQSTSVSPKSDSLVGGEVSYRVVEREKQAKGIIASLKRLFGSREVVYDTIPVLDAENDSALVTNGTGYVKRLVDGDSLVNRIEEILTDLRAEERYYRNLLSLREYRILEQDQNLLFQIQETLNELTSIERRTNLSKQEEAQNVADEATNTLFAIGLVGLIGSGILLTLVFRGVSRSNYYRQRAEMEKNRAERLARIKEEFLANMSHEIRTPIHSINGFLGLLQDTELNEDQVKYLRTINGSASFLLRLVNDLLDLSKLNAGKVTLHNEGFYPSHLLGEIIDSFKPQADEKGIELKYAFKADKDLALETDVFRFRQILTNLLSNAIKFTEKGTVDLTFQWNNKYNVAKINISDTGIGMTPEEQRKVFSSFSQADASITRKYGGTGLGLAIVKKMIELFDGAIDLISTKGKGSDFTVRIPMQLASKEFQEVPQSDEKIKSLKDLSAAVVDDDPNNRLLMSKILISIGFEVSVYENPKEFLDKIEKQRFDFIFSDIQMPDIDGLTLSKILRENHQDNFEKLVAMTAKGESRPDVQENKSNFDSILFKPFSRVELINTVFNLAEIEPEKEVFSEKPKSDDGNSSELDISEIKVFAGDDPEMIRNMIEGLYGNMQNDIANFRSYAQQNEIDNLRKLAHRMIPSWSHFSFDTVSQKLRVLEETIESNPDASEEIYLMADDLAEEMSADIALIDKWLRRQSHIA; encoded by the coding sequence ATGAATAAATTTCAGTCACCGAAAAAAAATCAAATTGGAAACCTAACTACGAGGGTAGTCGGTGTCTTTTTGATTATTTTTTTAGTGGTTGGTGGATTTGGTTATATCTCCTATAATAGCTTCAATTCTCTTAATAATTCTGTGCGTTCATTAGCCTCAGCTGAAGAGACCTCAGAGCAATTAAATGAGTTGTTCAGAGACATGATGAAAGCTGAAAACCTCATCAGAATCTACATTATTACAGAAGATGATTCGACCTTCAGGGAGTATAATCAATTAAAAGACTCTATTAATATAGGATTGAAAGACCTTCAAAAGGCGATCGGAGATGATCCTTTAAGAGGAAGAAAAGTTGATACATTAAAATCTTTGTTTGACCTGAAGCAGGAGATGCTGACTGATTTTCTGGCTTTGAAGAAAAAGCAATTAAGAAATGCCTATACCGATAAGGCATTGAGAGAATTAAATCTTGATGGAAAATCAAACGATCAGATTCGTCAATTGCAATCGACCTCTGTTAGTCCAAAGTCTGATTCTCTGGTTGGAGGAGAGGTGAGTTACAGGGTCGTTGAGCGAGAAAAGCAAGCCAAAGGCATAATCGCTTCATTAAAGAGATTATTTGGTAGTAGAGAGGTAGTATATGATACAATTCCTGTGCTTGATGCAGAAAATGATTCTGCTTTAGTTACTAATGGTACTGGCTATGTCAAAAGATTAGTAGATGGTGATTCATTAGTTAATCGAATTGAAGAAATACTTACCGATTTGAGGGCAGAAGAAAGATATTATCGAAATCTCCTTTCACTTCGGGAATATAGAATATTAGAACAGGATCAAAACCTACTATTTCAAATTCAGGAGACGCTGAATGAATTAACCTCAATTGAAAGACGAACTAATTTAAGCAAACAAGAGGAGGCTCAAAATGTCGCTGATGAAGCAACAAATACCTTGTTTGCTATTGGATTAGTAGGGCTTATTGGGTCTGGAATATTGCTCACACTTGTTTTCAGAGGCGTTTCGAGAAGTAATTATTACCGCCAACGAGCTGAAATGGAGAAAAACAGGGCGGAAAGGCTGGCGAGAATTAAAGAGGAATTTCTGGCAAACATGAGTCATGAAATCAGGACGCCAATACATTCTATCAATGGATTCCTGGGGTTATTACAAGATACAGAACTTAATGAGGACCAGGTGAAATATTTGCGGACAATTAATGGAAGCGCATCTTTTCTTCTTCGTCTGGTGAATGATCTGCTCGACTTGTCTAAGCTTAATGCGGGAAAAGTAACATTACATAATGAAGGTTTTTATCCTTCTCATTTACTCGGGGAGATAATAGATTCATTTAAACCTCAAGCTGATGAAAAAGGAATTGAATTGAAATATGCTTTTAAAGCAGATAAAGATCTGGCGCTGGAAACAGATGTTTTCAGGTTCAGACAGATTCTAACTAACCTGTTAAGTAATGCTATAAAGTTTACAGAGAAAGGAACCGTTGATTTAACCTTTCAGTGGAACAATAAATACAATGTAGCAAAGATCAATATTTCTGATACTGGTATAGGGATGACTCCTGAAGAGCAAAGAAAAGTATTTAGTTCATTCTCCCAGGCAGACGCCAGCATAACCAGAAAATACGGAGGTACTGGTTTAGGTTTGGCAATTGTTAAAAAAATGATCGAGCTATTTGACGGTGCGATTGATCTGATTAGCACAAAGGGAAAAGGATCTGATTTTACAGTAAGAATCCCTATGCAGCTGGCAAGCAAGGAATTTCAGGAAGTACCGCAATCAGATGAAAAAATTAAAAGTCTGAAGGATCTTTCAGCTGCAGTAGTTGATGATGATCCAAATAACCGACTTTTGATGTCTAAAATTTTAATATCAATTGGATTTGAGGTCAGTGTTTATGAAAACCCGAAAGAATTTCTCGACAAAATCGAAAAACAGAGGTTTGATTTTATTTTTTCAGATATACAAATGCCTGATATTGATGGATTGACTCTTTCAAAAATACTTCGTGAAAACCATCAGGATAATTTCGAAAAACTGGTAGCAATGACAGCAAAAGGTGAAAGCAGGCCCGATGTACAGGAAAATAAATCAAATTTTGACAGTATTTTATTCAAGCCTTTTTCCAGAGTGGAGCTGATCAATACTGTGTTTAATCTTGCTGAAATTGAACCTGAAAAAGAAGTCTTTTCAGAAAAACCTAAATCTGATGATGGTAATAGTTCAGAATTGGATATCTCAGAAATAAAAGTTTTTGCCGGTGATGACCCTGAGATGATTCGGAATATGATAGAGGGTTTATACGGTAATATGCAAAATGACATTGCAAACTTTAGATCATATGCTCAGCAAAATGAGATCGATAACCTCAGGAAACTTGCTCATCGAATGATTCCATCCTGGAGTCACTTTTCATTTGATACTGTTTCTCAGAAACTCCGGGTTCTTGAAGAGACGATCGAGTCTAATCCAGATGCATCAGAGGAAATTTATCTGATGGCAGATGATCTTGCGGAAGAAATGTCAGCAGATATTGCTCTGATAGATAAATGGCTCAGGCGTCAATCTCATATCGCTTAA
- a CDS encoding sigma-54-dependent transcriptional regulator, whose protein sequence is MPKILVIDDDPSFNMMLTTFLKRNEFEVESAHSAESGIDHLKNHQVDLVLTDYKLPDQDGISVIKKVKDDYPGTPVILMTHYADIRTAVKSIQIGAFEFVTKPVNPDELLLLVKRALKEKKDPVEEVVPSGKSKKSRKKGDLDYISGESKYAKKVYEHASLVGPTDMSVLILGESGTGKEFAAKLIYEKSNRQGKPFIAVDCGALSDELAASELFGHVKGSFTGALQDKTGQFEYANGGTLFLDEVGNLSYEVQVKLLRALQEQKIRKIGSNADIEVDVRIIAATNDNLKKKAEEGSFRLDLYHRLNEFSIQLYPLRHRGNDLFIFADHFLNEANDELGKDIEGFTADTVEVFKNYPWPGNLRELKNVIKRAVLLCQDNKITPEQLPEEIKSGVSPVITEQTLPSNNGSIESSEETNPKDLKQLQETSEKETIEKVLKETHYNKSLAAKILNIDRKTLYNKIKRYEIDA, encoded by the coding sequence ATGCCCAAGATACTAGTAATAGACGATGATCCTTCATTCAACATGATGTTGACCACTTTCCTCAAGCGTAATGAGTTTGAGGTGGAAAGTGCTCATTCTGCTGAATCAGGAATTGATCATTTAAAAAATCATCAAGTTGATCTGGTTTTAACAGATTATAAACTTCCTGATCAGGATGGAATTTCTGTAATCAAAAAAGTAAAAGACGATTATCCCGGAACACCGGTGATATTAATGACCCACTATGCTGATATCAGAACTGCTGTTAAATCTATTCAGATCGGAGCATTTGAATTTGTCACCAAGCCAGTGAACCCTGATGAACTATTATTATTAGTAAAAAGAGCTCTTAAGGAAAAGAAAGACCCGGTAGAAGAAGTCGTCCCTTCAGGCAAATCAAAAAAATCCAGGAAAAAAGGTGACTTAGATTATATTTCCGGGGAATCTAAATATGCCAAAAAGGTATATGAGCATGCTTCCCTGGTTGGGCCTACTGACATGAGTGTTCTCATTTTAGGTGAAAGTGGTACCGGTAAAGAATTTGCCGCTAAGTTGATTTATGAAAAGAGTAATCGTCAGGGCAAGCCTTTTATTGCTGTGGACTGTGGAGCCCTAAGTGATGAACTTGCTGCAAGTGAATTATTCGGCCATGTAAAAGGCAGTTTTACAGGAGCACTTCAAGATAAGACCGGCCAATTTGAATATGCAAATGGAGGGACTTTATTCCTTGACGAGGTTGGGAACCTATCATATGAAGTTCAGGTTAAATTACTCCGGGCACTTCAGGAACAAAAAATTAGAAAAATTGGGTCAAACGCAGATATAGAAGTCGATGTAAGGATAATAGCTGCTACTAATGATAACCTCAAGAAAAAAGCTGAAGAGGGTTCTTTCAGACTGGACCTTTATCATAGATTAAACGAATTTAGTATTCAATTATATCCTTTGAGGCATCGGGGTAATGATCTGTTTATTTTTGCTGATCACTTCTTAAATGAAGCGAACGACGAATTGGGAAAAGACATAGAGGGGTTCACCGCAGATACAGTCGAGGTATTTAAGAATTACCCATGGCCGGGCAACCTTCGTGAATTAAAAAATGTTATAAAAAGAGCCGTTCTGCTCTGTCAGGATAATAAAATTACTCCAGAACAACTGCCTGAAGAAATCAAATCAGGTGTTTCTCCGGTAATAACAGAACAAACTCTACCTTCGAATAATGGAAGTATAGAAAGTAGTGAGGAAACTAATCCTAAAGACTTAAAACAACTTCAGGAGACTAGTGAAAAAGAAACTATAGAAAAGGTATTAAAAGAAACTCACTACAATAAAAGCTTAGCTGCTAAGATCCTGAACATTGACAGGAAAACCCTGTACAATAAGATTAAGCGATATGAGATTGACGCCTGA
- a CDS encoding TraB/GumN family protein, with product MLWKIEHPETDKVSYLYGTLHLLDKSYIDSLPAVTEALTRAELIVGETVTDSTDLLRKVIKYTLMEDTLLSDIMDSVKFKKLNNLLKENLGVSVLYLNQFKPAMAWSMFTQAIYVQEFPVLAETNEVLIDQYFLDYANNNNIELVGLETTSFQMNLLFNRISVLRQLEILEDAVDNIDENKVLLNLMIRNYFANKLESIEADLMSNGLSEDEKNMLLRDRNREWLSKIPDLINNKNSFIAVGAGHLVGKEGLISGLRKLGFKVTPVEMSRSLNN from the coding sequence TTGCTTTGGAAAATCGAGCATCCTGAAACAGATAAAGTCTCATATCTTTATGGCACTTTACATTTATTAGACAAAAGTTATATTGACAGCCTTCCTGCAGTGACCGAGGCTTTAACACGAGCTGAATTAATTGTAGGTGAAACAGTTACCGATTCTACAGACCTTCTTAGGAAAGTTATAAAATACACCCTGATGGAGGACACTCTCCTAAGTGATATAATGGATAGTGTTAAGTTTAAGAAACTCAATAACCTATTGAAAGAAAACCTGGGTGTATCTGTTTTATATTTAAACCAGTTTAAACCAGCGATGGCTTGGAGCATGTTTACTCAGGCTATTTATGTGCAGGAATTCCCTGTTCTTGCTGAAACAAACGAAGTGTTAATCGATCAGTATTTCCTGGATTATGCAAATAACAATAATATAGAATTAGTAGGACTTGAAACTACATCTTTTCAGATGAATTTGCTTTTTAACCGAATCAGTGTCTTAAGGCAGCTTGAAATACTAGAAGATGCTGTAGATAACATAGATGAAAATAAAGTATTATTGAACCTGATGATCCGGAATTACTTTGCTAATAAACTGGAGTCTATAGAAGCAGACCTGATGTCTAATGGATTAAGTGAAGATGAAAAAAATATGCTACTAAGAGACAGAAACAGAGAATGGCTGAGTAAAATCCCCGATTTAATCAATAACAAAAATTCTTTTATTGCTGTCGGTGCCGGTCACCTGGTAGGTAAGGAAGGTTTAATTTCAGGATTGAGAAAGCTTGGCTTTAAAGTGACTCCTGTAGAAATGAGTCGATCTTTAAACAATTAG
- the ahcY gene encoding adenosylhomocysteinase: MIEAKDTKLKYKVKDINLADYGRMEIELAEAEMPGLMSIREEFGKDKPLKGARIAGCLHMTIQTAVLIETLVELGAEVQWSSCNIFSTQDHAAAAIAKTGVPVYAWKGLTEEEYNWCIEQTLVFEDGQPLNMILDDGGDLTNMVLDKHPELAQNIQGISEETTTGVLRLIEREKKGTLPMPAINVNDSVTKSKFDNKYGCKESLVDAIRRATDVMIAGKVAVVGGYGDVGKGSAASLRGAGARVIVTEIDPICALQAAMDGYEVKKMVDAVKEADIVVTATGNKDIITGDHFTRMKDKTIVCNIGHFDNEIDVAWLNNNHGESKKTIKPQVDKYTIEGKDIILLAEGRLVNLGCATGHPSFVMSNSFTNQTLAQIELWNKGDKYENKVYTLPKHLDEKVAKLHLSKIGVELEELTNEQAEYIGVSKQGPFKPEYYRY, encoded by the coding sequence ATGATAGAAGCAAAGGATACTAAATTAAAGTACAAAGTAAAAGACATAAATCTTGCTGATTATGGCCGGATGGAGATTGAGCTTGCAGAAGCTGAAATGCCAGGCCTGATGTCGATTCGTGAGGAATTCGGAAAAGACAAACCTCTTAAAGGAGCAAGAATTGCTGGATGTTTACACATGACAATTCAAACTGCTGTTTTAATTGAGACTCTTGTCGAACTTGGAGCTGAGGTTCAGTGGTCATCTTGTAACATATTCTCTACCCAGGATCATGCAGCAGCTGCTATAGCTAAAACAGGTGTTCCAGTTTATGCATGGAAAGGTTTAACAGAAGAAGAATATAACTGGTGTATCGAGCAGACATTAGTTTTTGAAGATGGACAACCATTGAATATGATCCTTGATGATGGTGGAGACTTAACCAACATGGTATTGGATAAGCATCCTGAACTTGCACAAAACATCCAGGGTATCTCTGAAGAAACTACCACAGGAGTTTTAAGGTTGATCGAGCGTGAGAAAAAAGGCACTCTTCCGATGCCTGCGATCAATGTTAATGACTCAGTAACTAAATCTAAATTTGATAACAAATACGGCTGTAAAGAATCATTAGTTGATGCTATCAGAAGAGCGACTGATGTAATGATCGCCGGAAAAGTAGCAGTTGTAGGTGGATATGGAGATGTGGGCAAAGGTTCTGCTGCTTCATTAAGAGGTGCAGGTGCAAGAGTTATCGTCACCGAAATTGATCCAATTTGTGCTTTACAGGCTGCAATGGATGGTTACGAAGTAAAGAAGATGGTTGATGCAGTTAAAGAAGCTGACATTGTTGTAACTGCTACAGGAAATAAAGATATCATCACAGGTGATCATTTCACCAGGATGAAAGATAAAACTATTGTTTGTAACATAGGCCACTTTGACAACGAAATTGATGTTGCATGGCTAAATAATAACCACGGTGAGTCTAAAAAGACTATCAAACCACAAGTGGATAAATATACAATCGAAGGAAAAGATATCATCCTTTTAGCTGAAGGAAGACTGGTTAATCTTGGTTGTGCTACAGGACACCCTAGTTTTGTAATGTCAAATTCATTTACAAACCAGACTCTTGCTCAAATCGAATTATGGAATAAAGGTGATAAATATGAAAACAAGGTATATACTTTGCCTAAGCATCTTGATGAAAAAGTTGCTAAACTTCACCTTTCAAAAATTGGCGTCGAGCTTGAAGAATTAACAAATGAGCAAGCTGAATATATCGGCGTTAGTAAGCAAGGTCCTTTCAAGCCTGAATACTACAGATATTAA